A single window of Nicotiana sylvestris chromosome 3, ASM39365v2, whole genome shotgun sequence DNA harbors:
- the LOC138887374 gene encoding uncharacterized protein, with protein sequence MFRKVKSLEQSFRDMWGLGGQVSVAYKDICLFPDVQLLAGFKMPKFDLYDGHDDPITHLRGFCSKMRGAGGKDELLMAYFSQSLSGSALEWYTQQDHGRWYTWDDLAQAFACYFQYNLEVIPDRLSLTKLEKKHSKSFREYGFRRREQAARVDPPMKESEMVDYFLQILQRSGENGDMVKEGLKSNKIMSYLSIKATTQAIQGSTRGIIGNKKREDELIDTNRIEVQAPEAPNINQNLMPTHQETNMIEIMHKGGEPRKPSQTVMMIRSSEVKPIEQSTSERSILKSKRFSSDVAEKQERVKVVVTGVASRPIVIVEGARTDHVIIKPVSQLPIVNSRAIPWNYERVTVTYNGKEVKEEVCETQGLTRSGRCFAPEELRKAKDNPVLVKKAVTEEEAEEFLRKMKIQDYSIVEQLKKTLAQISILTLLIYSDENRQALMKILNEAHVPDKTSVNHLEKIANKIFEVNRVTFSDEELPVEGTEHNRALYLTVKCEDSVVTRVLVDNSSSANIFPLSTLSKLKVEDERIHKNNICVREFDGEGKDSIGDIVLELTIGPVEFTMEF encoded by the exons atgttcaggaaagttaaaagcttagaacagtcaTTTAGGGACATgtgggggttgggaggtcaagtaagtgtggcttacaaagacatatgtctgtttccagatgtgcaattgctggcagggtttaagatgcccaagtttgatttgtacgatgggcACGATGATCCAATAACGCACTTGAGAgggttttgtagcaaaatgaggggagctggagggaaggatgaattgctaatggcatatttcagtcaaagtttgagtggTTCAgcgttggaatggtatacccagcaagatcacggaagatggtacacatgggatgatctagcccaggcatttgcttgttacttccagtacaatctcgaggtCATTCCGGATCGACTATCCttgacaaaacttgagaaaaagcacagtaaaagtttcagagagtatggtttccgtcggagagagcaagcagcgagggttgaccctccgatgaaagaaagtgaaatggtggattatttcct GCAAAtccttcaacgaagtggtgaaaatggggaTATGGTAAAAGAAGggctcaagtcgaataaaatcatgagctatttgtctattaaggcaaccactcaggctaTTCAAGGCAGCACGAGAGGAATAATTGGGAATAAGAAGAGAGAGGAT gagctcattgatactaatagaattgaagttcaagctccagaggcgcccaatatcaaccagaatctgaTGCCAACCCACcaagagacaaatatgattgaaataatgcataagggaggggagcccaggaagccttcacagaccgtcatgatgattcggtccagtgaggtcaagccaATTGAACAATCAACAAGTGAAAGATCAATACTCAAGTCGAAGAGGTTTTCAAGTGATGTGGcagaaaaacaagaaagggtgaAAGTGGTTGTTACAGGAGTGGCAAGCAGACCTAtcgtaattgtggagggtgcccgcacagatcaTGTCATTATTAAGCCGGTAAgccaattaccgatagtcaatagcagggctattccatggaattatgaacgggtgacagtgacATATAAtgggaaagaagttaaagaagaagtctgTGAGACCCAGGGTTTGACTCGttcagggagatgctttgcccccgaggagttaagaaaagctaaagaTAACCCAGTATTAGTGAAAAAAGCTGTAactgaagaagaggcagaggaattcttgagaaagatgaagattcaagactattctatcgtggaacaattgaaaaagacgcTTGCTCAGATTTCAATATTGACATTGTTAATCTACTCAGACGAGAATCGTCAAGCCttaatgaaaatcctgaatgaggctcatgttcccgaTAAAACCTCAGTGAatcatctggaaaagatagccaacaaaatctttgaagtgaacagagtcactttttctgacgaggaattgcctgtagaaggtactgagcacaacagagctctttaccttaCGGTGAAATGTGAGGACTCCGtagttacccgggtattggtcgataACAGTTCCAGTGCGAATAttttccctctctccactctgagcaagttgaaagtagaagatgagaggattcaTAAGAACAATATATGCGTGCGggaatttgatggcgaaggcaAAGATTCAATTGGGGATATAGTGCTAGagctaacaatagggccagttgagttcacaatggagttctAG